From Xenopus tropicalis strain Nigerian chromosome 3, UCB_Xtro_10.0, whole genome shotgun sequence, the proteins below share one genomic window:
- the rnf227 gene encoding RING finger protein 227, whose product MEQPQFPSETAIEECGICYLDFGTARKAQSLAACGHVMCSSCLQHLVAKDGTVTCPYCRAHSALPSDDEDGSSVGSEKGRSPRSWFKRLYKKSKRRRQGSLAHDDIRDLAIMSSFFI is encoded by the exons ATGGAGCAGCCGCAGTTTCCCTCAGAGACAGCTATTGAGGAGTGCGGCATTTGTTACCTGGACTTCGGCACAGCCAGGAAAGCCCAGTCATTGGCTGCCTGCGGCCATGTGATGTGTTCGAGCTGCCTGCAGCACCTGGTGGCCAAAGACGGCACCGTTACCTGCCCCTACTGCCGGGCGCACTCCGCGTTGCCTAGCGACGACGAAGACGGGTCATCTGTTGGGTCAGAAAAGGGGCGAAGCCCCAGGAGCTGGTTTAAGAGATTGTACAAGAAATCCAAGCGTCGTCGCCAAG GCAGTCTGGCGCATGATGACATCAGAGACTTGGCCATAATGAGCTCCTTCTTCATCTGA